The proteins below are encoded in one region of Knoellia sp. S7-12:
- a CDS encoding ABC transporter ATP-binding protein codes for MSEGVKTAEEKAAEARRGPASSNTNRHGPMSMGIPAEKSTDFRPSAKRLLGLLKPERLALNGVLAFSLGSVILNAIGPKILGRATDLIFAGVIGKDLPTEGSIAQIVAALRARGEGTRADLIEGMPFLVPGAGIDFGAVGRVLLIVLAIYVVASLLQWAGGYILTGAVNRTIFNLRRDVEDKLNRLPLPYFDNQPRGELLSRVTNDIDNVAQSLQQTLGQLLTSLLTVIAMVVMMFYISPLLALIALVTIPITILVTAAIGKRSQKHFVQQWKSTGELNGIVEETFTGHQLVKVFGRQDEAREAFRAKNDDLFDAGFGAQFISGIIMPTMMFIGNLNYVIIAVVGGLRVASGSMSLGDVQAFIQYSRQFTQPLTQVASMANLMQSGVASAERVFEVLDAPEQQLEATQPTVLDDPHGRVAFEDVSFSYTPQTPLIEHLDLTVEPGQMVAIVGPTGAGKTTLVNLIMRFYELDSGRITLDGVDITDLSRHNLRGEIGMVLQDTWLFGGTIRDNIAYGRPDASEEEVIAAAQATYVDRFVHSLPDGYDTVLDAEAGNISAGEKQLITIARAFLSDPALLILDEATSSVDTRTELLVQQAMAALRQDRTSFVIAHRLSTIRDADLILVMEDGRIVEQGSHADLLASGGAFAALYAAQFRAAVAEPVE; via the coding sequence ATGAGTGAAGGTGTGAAAACGGCTGAGGAGAAGGCTGCTGAGGCGCGGCGGGGCCCGGCCTCGAGCAACACGAATCGCCATGGGCCGATGTCCATGGGCATCCCGGCCGAGAAGTCGACCGACTTCCGTCCGTCGGCCAAGCGGCTGCTCGGCCTCCTGAAGCCCGAACGACTCGCGCTCAACGGCGTGCTGGCGTTCTCGTTGGGCAGCGTCATCCTCAACGCGATCGGTCCCAAGATCCTGGGCCGCGCGACTGACCTCATCTTTGCCGGGGTCATCGGCAAGGACCTTCCGACCGAGGGGTCGATCGCCCAGATCGTCGCGGCTCTGCGGGCCAGAGGCGAGGGCACCAGGGCCGACCTCATCGAGGGGATGCCGTTTCTCGTCCCGGGTGCCGGCATCGACTTCGGTGCTGTGGGGCGGGTGCTGCTCATCGTGCTGGCGATCTATGTCGTGGCCAGCCTGTTGCAGTGGGCAGGTGGCTACATCCTCACGGGCGCCGTCAACCGGACCATCTTCAACCTGCGTCGAGACGTCGAGGACAAACTCAACCGCTTGCCGCTGCCCTATTTTGACAACCAGCCGCGCGGGGAGCTCCTGAGCCGCGTCACCAACGACATCGACAACGTCGCGCAGAGCCTCCAGCAGACGCTGGGGCAGCTGCTCACGTCACTGCTCACCGTCATTGCGATGGTCGTGATGATGTTCTACATCTCACCGCTGCTCGCCCTCATCGCCCTCGTGACGATCCCCATCACGATTCTCGTCACGGCAGCGATCGGCAAGCGGTCGCAGAAGCACTTCGTGCAGCAGTGGAAGTCGACCGGCGAGCTCAACGGCATCGTCGAGGAGACGTTCACGGGTCACCAGCTCGTCAAGGTCTTCGGCCGTCAGGACGAGGCACGCGAGGCGTTCCGGGCCAAGAACGACGACCTGTTCGACGCGGGCTTCGGTGCGCAGTTCATCAGCGGCATCATCATGCCGACGATGATGTTCATCGGGAACCTCAACTACGTGATCATCGCCGTCGTCGGTGGCCTTCGGGTGGCCAGCGGCTCGATGTCCCTGGGCGACGTGCAGGCGTTCATTCAGTACTCCCGTCAGTTCACCCAGCCGCTCACCCAGGTGGCGTCGATGGCGAACCTCATGCAGTCCGGAGTCGCCTCTGCCGAGCGGGTGTTCGAGGTTCTTGATGCTCCCGAGCAGCAACTGGAAGCAACCCAGCCCACCGTGCTCGACGACCCGCACGGGCGCGTCGCGTTCGAGGACGTCTCGTTCTCCTACACGCCGCAGACGCCGCTCATCGAGCACCTCGACCTCACCGTCGAGCCGGGTCAGATGGTCGCCATCGTCGGTCCCACCGGAGCGGGCAAGACGACACTCGTCAACCTCATCATGCGGTTTTACGAGCTCGACTCGGGTCGCATCACCCTCGACGGTGTCGACATCACCGACCTGAGCCGGCACAACCTGCGTGGCGAGATCGGGATGGTCCTCCAGGACACCTGGCTCTTTGGTGGGACGATCCGCGACAACATCGCCTACGGCCGACCGGACGCGTCGGAGGAGGAGGTCATCGCGGCGGCCCAGGCGACCTACGTCGACCGGTTCGTGCACTCGCTGCCCGATGGCTACGACACGGTGCTCGACGCCGAGGCCGGCAACATCAGTGCGGGCGAGAAGCAGCTCATCACCATCGCCCGCGCGTTCCTCTCGGATCCGGCGCTCCTCATCCTCGACGAGGCGACCTCGTCGGTGGACACGCGCACCGAACTCCTCGTGCAGCAGGCCATGGCCGCCCTGCGTCAGGACCGGACAAGCTTCGTCATCGCACACCGTCTCTCGACGATCCGCGATGCCGACCTCATCCTCGTCATGGAAGACGGGCGGATCGTCGAGCAGGGTTCGCACGCGGACCTCCTCGCCAGCGGTGGTGCATTCGCGGCCCTGTATGCCGCACAGTTCCGTGCCGCTGTCGCCGAACCTGTGGAGTAG
- a CDS encoding ABC transporter ATP-binding protein produces the protein MLLRILRDYLRPYRGALTVLVLLQLAGTIASLYLPSLNGRIIDEGVAKGDTGYIMSAGGWMLAVSLVQIAATIGATYLGARAAASMGRDLRAGIFARVGDFSAQEVSRFGAPTLISRNTNDVTQVQTVVFMGAVMMVSAPITMIGGIVMALREDVGLSWLVAVAVPLLALSVALVIRKMIPNFRLMQESVDWVNRVLREQITGIRVVRAFVREDHERGRFADANTQYTGTALAVGRLMALVFPIVMVIFNTSTVAVLWFGAQRVDNGQMQVGELTAFMSYLMQILMSVMMATFMSMMIPRATVSAGRIAEVLDTDSTVVQPAAPVALPTGGTSVELRDVEFAYPGADVPVLQGVSIIAEPGRATAIIGSTGSGKSTLLSVIPRLYDVTGGAVLLGGVDVRDATLEDVWSRIGLVPQKPYLFTGTVASNLRYGDTNATDEELWEALRIAQADDFVQAMPDGLESAIAQGGTNVSGGQRQRLAIARALVAKPDVYLFDDSFSALDLSTDARLRAALKPVTRHTTVIVVAQRVSTIIDADHIVVLEDGAVVGNGTHDELLETCPTYVEIVESQRSAEEAAA, from the coding sequence GGCAGGCGGCTGGATGCTCGCCGTCTCACTGGTCCAGATCGCCGCCACGATCGGGGCGACCTACCTCGGCGCTCGCGCGGCGGCCTCGATGGGGCGCGACCTGCGCGCCGGCATCTTTGCGCGGGTCGGTGACTTCTCCGCGCAGGAGGTGTCCCGCTTCGGGGCGCCCACGCTCATCTCGCGCAACACCAATGACGTCACTCAGGTGCAGACCGTGGTCTTCATGGGCGCCGTGATGATGGTGTCGGCACCGATCACGATGATCGGCGGCATCGTCATGGCGCTGCGCGAGGATGTCGGACTGTCCTGGCTCGTGGCCGTCGCCGTGCCGCTCCTCGCACTCAGCGTGGCCCTCGTGATCCGCAAGATGATCCCCAACTTCAGGCTCATGCAAGAGTCTGTCGACTGGGTCAACCGGGTGCTGCGTGAGCAGATCACTGGTATCCGCGTCGTGCGCGCCTTCGTCCGGGAGGACCACGAGCGTGGGCGCTTTGCCGACGCCAACACCCAGTACACCGGCACCGCCCTCGCAGTCGGTCGGCTCATGGCGTTGGTCTTCCCGATCGTCATGGTCATCTTCAACACCTCGACCGTCGCAGTGCTCTGGTTCGGTGCCCAGCGCGTCGACAACGGTCAGATGCAGGTTGGCGAACTCACCGCGTTCATGAGCTATCTCATGCAGATCCTCATGTCGGTGATGATGGCGACTTTCATGTCGATGATGATCCCGCGCGCCACGGTCTCGGCCGGGCGCATCGCGGAGGTCCTCGACACCGACTCGACAGTGGTCCAGCCGGCGGCACCCGTGGCGTTGCCGACGGGCGGCACCTCGGTCGAGCTGCGCGACGTCGAGTTCGCCTATCCGGGCGCCGATGTCCCTGTGCTGCAGGGGGTTTCGATCATCGCCGAGCCAGGGCGCGCGACGGCGATCATCGGCAGCACGGGTTCGGGCAAGTCCACCCTGCTCTCCGTCATCCCCCGGCTCTATGACGTCACGGGCGGGGCGGTCCTGCTCGGCGGTGTCGATGTCCGCGACGCGACCCTCGAGGATGTCTGGTCGCGCATCGGGCTCGTGCCGCAGAAGCCCTACCTCTTCACCGGCACGGTCGCGTCCAATCTGCGCTACGGCGACACGAACGCCACGGATGAGGAGCTGTGGGAGGCGCTGCGGATCGCGCAGGCCGACGACTTCGTCCAAGCGATGCCGGACGGGCTCGAGTCGGCGATCGCCCAGGGGGGCACCAACGTCTCCGGTGGTCAGCGCCAACGACTCGCCATCGCCCGAGCGCTCGTCGCCAAGCCCGACGTCTATCTCTTCGATGACAGCTTCTCGGCCCTCGACCTGTCGACGGACGCACGGCTCCGGGCGGCACTCAAGCCGGTCACCCGGCATACGACGGTCATCGTCGTGGCCCAGCGGGTCTCGACGATCATCGACGCCGACCACATCGTCGTCCTCGAGGACGGAGCCGTCGTCGGCAACGGGACCCATGACGAACTGCTCGAGACGTGCCCGACCTACGTCGAGATCGTGGAGAGCCAGCGCAGCGCAGAGGAGGCGGCGGCATGA